One region of Ferrimicrobium sp. genomic DNA includes:
- a CDS encoding MFS transporter, whose amino-acid sequence MSDGNQSISDALNNAPLSRFHTRAIFVAGMGFFTDAYDLFIIGTATTLIAKQWGLSASETGLINSITLLSAFFGAIIFGRLSDRLGRKKVYGLEAGLMVVGAILSAFSPSFIWLLIFRFILGIGVGGDYPMSAVLMSEYSNTKSRGKLVGLVFAMQALGTVAGYVVALALLSANVNADIAWRLMLGLGAVPALAVVYLRRKMPESPRYSSRVRGDNTTAARDLASFSGGELVVSRANDKPARMSLGAFLSNRRYLLYLLGTAGSWFVFDYAYYGNSVSAPLIVKSVLGGTGAHVLTEAIALQLIVFSVAAVPGYYLAAMFMDRIGHKRLQLIGFLFMGLAFLAIGVIPNITTLILPFLLLFGVSYFFAEFGPNETTFVLAGEVYPTSVRSTGHGLSAGIAKFGAFLGVYLFPIIKSHLGVAGALDFSFGMAVIGFLITLVLPEPANRSMEDVSGEDDIARHAEKIVREAADRLAPQQD is encoded by the coding sequence ATGAGCGACGGTAATCAATCCATCTCAGATGCGTTGAACAATGCTCCTCTATCAAGGTTTCACACACGAGCGATTTTTGTCGCGGGCATGGGCTTCTTCACGGATGCCTATGACCTCTTTATCATCGGCACCGCCACGACGCTCATTGCAAAGCAGTGGGGGCTGAGCGCCTCTGAGACGGGCCTGATCAACTCGATCACCCTGTTGTCGGCGTTCTTTGGTGCGATTATCTTTGGGCGACTCTCCGACAGGTTAGGTCGTAAAAAGGTCTATGGCCTCGAGGCTGGGCTGATGGTCGTTGGGGCCATACTCTCTGCCTTCTCGCCAAGTTTTATCTGGCTCCTGATCTTCCGATTTATCCTCGGAATCGGTGTTGGCGGTGACTATCCAATGTCGGCAGTACTGATGAGCGAGTACTCGAATACGAAGTCGCGAGGCAAGTTGGTCGGCTTGGTGTTCGCCATGCAGGCCCTTGGAACCGTGGCCGGTTACGTGGTGGCGCTGGCGCTGCTCTCGGCGAATGTGAACGCCGATATCGCATGGAGACTGATGCTCGGGTTGGGCGCTGTCCCCGCACTCGCCGTTGTCTACCTGCGACGCAAAATGCCCGAATCCCCCCGCTATAGCTCGCGGGTGCGTGGAGACAACACCACTGCGGCGAGGGATCTGGCCTCATTCTCAGGTGGAGAGCTTGTCGTATCTCGGGCGAATGACAAGCCAGCGCGCATGAGCCTTGGGGCGTTCCTGTCCAATCGGCGTTACCTGCTCTATCTGTTGGGTACGGCTGGTTCCTGGTTCGTCTTTGACTATGCCTACTATGGGAACTCGGTTTCGGCTCCTCTGATCGTCAAGAGTGTCCTTGGTGGCACCGGAGCGCATGTGCTCACCGAGGCGATCGCGCTTCAGCTGATCGTCTTTAGCGTCGCAGCGGTACCCGGATACTATCTGGCGGCCATGTTCATGGACAGGATCGGGCATAAGCGACTGCAGCTCATTGGCTTCCTCTTCATGGGGCTCGCCTTCCTGGCGATCGGGGTCATTCCCAACATCACCACGTTGATCCTGCCGTTCCTCTTGCTCTTTGGTGTGAGCTACTTCTTCGCCGAGTTCGGACCAAACGAGACGACCTTTGTGCTGGCAGGTGAGGTCTATCCGACGAGCGTACGCTCCACCGGTCATGGCCTCTCCGCAGGTATCGCGAAGTTCGGCGCTTTCTTGGGCGTCTACCTCTTCCCGATTATCAAGAGCCACTTGGGGGTGGCGGGGGCGCTCGACTTCTCCTTTGGAATGGCGGTGATCGGATTCTTGATCACGCTTGTGCTTCCCGAGCCGGCAAATCGTTCAATGGAGGATGTCTCTGGCGAGGACGACATCGCACGTCATGCCGAGAAGATTGTACGGGAAGCGGCCGATCGCCTCGCTCCACAGCAAGACTGA
- a CDS encoding MarR family winged helix-turn-helix transcriptional regulator — translation MNPSDRSDRDAYLEEIEEGLRSMIRWSRRHSSQLAHDLYQGLDLTALTILAALADHPGSRLTSLAESLKLDLPNASRQTSLLEAAKLVEKATDPNDRRSTLLSLSPQGQKVLHQARRDSTDFMHRIYQDWDTSELAHFATMITRTIETINSINSPLTDHHS, via the coding sequence ATGAACCCGAGCGACAGGTCAGACCGCGACGCTTACCTTGAGGAGATTGAGGAGGGTCTTCGATCGATGATTCGTTGGAGCCGCCGGCACTCATCACAGTTGGCTCACGATCTCTATCAAGGCCTAGACCTCACCGCGCTCACCATACTGGCAGCCCTTGCCGACCACCCCGGATCACGATTGACCAGTCTTGCAGAGTCACTCAAACTAGACCTGCCTAACGCCAGCCGTCAGACCTCGCTCCTTGAGGCTGCCAAGCTCGTTGAGAAAGCCACTGACCCAAATGATCGACGTTCGACTCTACTATCCCTTAGTCCCCAGGGCCAGAAAGTTCTTCACCAGGCACGCCGTGACTCAACCGACTTCATGCACCGTATCTACCAGGATTGGGACACCTCAGAACTTGCCCACTTCGCCACGATGATCACCAGGACCATTGAGACCATCAATTCGATCAACAGTCCGTTAACAGATCACCACTCCTAG
- a CDS encoding DUF2510 domain-containing protein, translating to MLGSRREIRPPMRPGWYPQGEGRLRYFDGQAWTTSVRQRPSFTNFVRELPTPEVAFLQPVHRHRRLVRVVSLLIVVLLFGGIIAQLIVFSMGGSSSPKIQSLASYRHAADHVCESVFDGVSVVGLEKNAGALLNTKLSQGASAFSVLASETRNVPLANTVAARWSDLAIAWSKYLRGHKSHRTSVLRSMRAVDQSANAVGVKGCAVFTPSAQRAVLS from the coding sequence ATGCTAGGTAGCCGCCGAGAGATCCGTCCACCCATGCGACCTGGATGGTATCCACAAGGAGAAGGTCGACTCCGTTACTTTGACGGTCAAGCTTGGACGACGTCGGTCCGTCAGCGACCGAGTTTTACGAACTTCGTCAGAGAGTTGCCGACTCCTGAGGTCGCCTTTCTTCAGCCAGTTCACCGGCATCGGCGCCTCGTCAGAGTGGTGAGCCTGCTGATCGTTGTACTCCTGTTCGGTGGTATTATCGCCCAACTCATCGTCTTTAGCATGGGGGGCTCATCCAGTCCCAAGATCCAGAGTCTTGCCAGCTATCGACATGCTGCAGATCACGTGTGTGAGAGTGTCTTTGATGGCGTCAGTGTCGTCGGTCTTGAGAAGAACGCCGGAGCTCTGTTGAATACCAAGCTCAGTCAAGGCGCCTCCGCCTTTAGTGTGCTTGCCTCGGAGACCAGGAACGTCCCTCTCGCCAATACCGTTGCTGCTCGTTGGTCCGATCTTGCTATTGCCTGGTCGAAGTACCTGCGCGGCCACAAGAGTCACCGCACCTCGGTGTTGCGTTCCATGCGTGCGGTGGATCAGTCGGCCAATGCCGTTGGGGTGAAGGGTTGTGCCGTTTTTACTCCTTCAGCGCAACGAGCTGTGCTATCGTAG
- the sucD gene encoding succinate--CoA ligase subunit alpha, which produces MSIFVDENTKVIVQGLTGNQGRFHGLRNRDYGTKVVAGVTPGKAGTDVDGIPIFDSVKEAAAATGATASFIVVPPRFAADAIIEAAAAGIAFVVCITEFIPAKDEAMVASVLRRNYPGTRLLGPNCPGIISPGRCNIGITSGDIALAGGPVGIVSRSGTLTYQALYELSQKGVGQTTCVGIGGDPVPGTNFIDCLAAFEADPETKAVLMIGEIGGEEEEKAAAFIKEHVTKPVVAYVAGVTAPPGRKMGHAGAIVSGGQGTAQGKMDALREAGVVVAVNPTEAGDRMVEIVEGL; this is translated from the coding sequence ATGAGCATTTTTGTCGATGAAAACACCAAGGTGATCGTGCAGGGCTTGACCGGCAACCAGGGCCGCTTCCATGGTTTGCGTAACCGTGATTATGGCACCAAGGTTGTCGCTGGAGTGACGCCGGGCAAGGCCGGGACCGACGTGGATGGGATCCCGATCTTTGATTCAGTGAAGGAGGCTGCAGCTGCAACTGGCGCTACCGCGAGCTTTATTGTAGTACCTCCTCGCTTCGCGGCTGATGCCATCATTGAGGCCGCCGCTGCTGGTATCGCCTTCGTGGTGTGCATCACCGAGTTCATTCCGGCAAAGGACGAAGCGATGGTGGCGAGCGTGTTGCGGCGCAACTATCCTGGAACCCGGCTCCTGGGGCCAAACTGCCCAGGTATTATCTCGCCCGGACGCTGCAATATCGGGATTACCTCGGGGGACATTGCCCTTGCCGGGGGACCGGTGGGAATCGTTTCCCGTTCAGGAACACTGACCTATCAGGCACTCTACGAGCTCAGTCAAAAAGGGGTCGGCCAGACGACCTGTGTAGGGATCGGTGGCGACCCGGTGCCGGGCACCAACTTCATCGATTGCCTTGCCGCCTTTGAGGCCGATCCTGAGACCAAGGCAGTGCTGATGATCGGCGAGATCGGCGGCGAGGAGGAGGAGAAGGCGGCGGCGTTCATCAAGGAGCACGTCACCAAGCCGGTTGTCGCCTACGTCGCTGGCGTGACCGCCCCTCCTGGTCGTAAGATGGGCCATGCGGGAGCCATCGTCTCTGGTGGCCAAGGTACCGCGCAGGGCAAGATGGATGCGCTTCGAGAGGCGGGAGTCGTGGTTGCGGTGAACCCAACTGAGGCCGGTGACCGAATGGTCGAGATTGTTGAAGGGCTCTAG
- a CDS encoding bifunctional 5,10-methylenetetrahydrofolate dehydrogenase/5,10-methenyltetrahydrofolate cyclohydrolase, with protein MTARILDGNWASEQVKEGLRDRIRVLGTHGITVGLATVLVGDDAPSARYVAMKHADCEELGITSYDHRLDAGVTMEELLAKIDELNGDHRVHSYLIQLPLPSHLDQEAVLAAVAPVKDVDGLHPVNLGLLALGEPRVIACTPAGIVELLRLHGLDLTGKHVVIVGRGITIGRPLALLLTLNRPGLNAAVTVVHSRVASLASYTQGADVIIAAAGSPGIITTEMVRPGTVVVGAGTTFEGRKLLSDVDAKVAEVAGWMTPRLGGVGPMTRAMLLANAVSAAEATLGQG; from the coding sequence ATGACAGCAAGGATACTGGATGGCAATTGGGCCTCTGAACAGGTGAAAGAGGGTCTCCGCGACCGTATTCGGGTACTCGGTACGCACGGAATAACGGTGGGCTTAGCCACTGTTCTCGTCGGCGATGATGCGCCGAGTGCGAGGTATGTCGCTATGAAGCACGCCGACTGTGAGGAGCTCGGCATCACCTCCTACGATCACCGCCTTGATGCCGGTGTCACGATGGAGGAGTTACTTGCCAAAATCGATGAGCTCAACGGGGATCACCGTGTCCATTCGTACCTTATCCAGCTGCCGCTCCCCTCACATCTCGACCAAGAGGCGGTGTTGGCGGCCGTTGCTCCAGTGAAGGATGTCGATGGCTTGCACCCGGTGAATCTTGGCCTCTTGGCCCTCGGGGAACCCAGGGTGATTGCTTGCACTCCTGCGGGTATCGTCGAACTCTTGCGACTACACGGTCTTGACCTGACCGGGAAGCATGTGGTGATCGTAGGGAGGGGGATCACCATCGGGCGGCCACTCGCGCTTCTCTTGACCCTGAACCGGCCCGGTCTCAATGCGGCGGTGACGGTGGTCCACTCAAGGGTAGCCTCCCTGGCGAGCTATACACAGGGAGCTGACGTTATCATCGCGGCAGCTGGCTCTCCCGGTATCATCACCACAGAGATGGTTCGCCCAGGGACGGTGGTGGTGGGTGCGGGCACCACTTTCGAAGGACGCAAGCTTCTCTCGGATGTGGATGCGAAGGTCGCAGAGGTGGCTGGCTGGATGACGCCACGTCTTGGAGGTGTGGGGCCTATGACACGGGCGATGCTCCTTGCTAACGCGGTGAGTGCGGCAGAGGCAACACTTGGTCAAGGCTGA
- the sucC gene encoding ADP-forming succinate--CoA ligase subunit beta, whose product MDLFEYQGKDFFARYGVPTSTGVLVRDPEAAVDAARKVGFPAVVKAQVQVGGRGKAGGVKLVRDEAEARDVATAILGMDIKGHTVHKVWVEHASDIAKEYYVSFTLDRGVKQYLCLLSSEGGVEIEEVAKTNPDAIARVHIDPLEGLTDAEAARVVVDAGIDEPSRPGVAKVLLQLYQAFVEGDADLVEVNPLIIKTDGKVHALDAKVTLDDSASYRHPEWEAYRADMELDGREALARSKGLNYIGLDGTVGIIANGAGLAMATLDVVSQAGGRAANFLDLGGGAGADAMANALEVINTDENVQAVFVNIFGGITRCDEVAKGIQEALGRVNLTFPMVIRLDGTNAREGHEILRTLLSDQIRVEETMVGAAAIAVELAKKGKR is encoded by the coding sequence GTGGATCTATTCGAATATCAGGGTAAAGATTTCTTTGCACGTTATGGCGTGCCAACGTCCACAGGAGTCCTTGTGAGGGATCCCGAGGCGGCGGTCGATGCCGCTCGCAAGGTTGGTTTTCCAGCGGTGGTCAAGGCACAGGTCCAAGTGGGCGGTCGTGGTAAGGCTGGTGGCGTGAAGCTGGTTCGCGATGAGGCTGAGGCACGTGACGTGGCGACGGCGATTCTCGGCATGGATATCAAGGGCCATACCGTGCACAAGGTGTGGGTTGAGCATGCCTCCGATATCGCAAAGGAGTATTACGTTAGCTTTACGCTTGATCGCGGGGTCAAGCAGTATCTTTGCCTGCTCTCCTCAGAGGGCGGTGTAGAGATCGAAGAGGTAGCCAAGACCAATCCAGACGCGATTGCGCGGGTGCATATCGATCCGCTCGAGGGTTTGACCGACGCAGAGGCTGCTCGTGTTGTTGTGGATGCTGGCATCGACGAACCATCCCGTCCAGGGGTTGCCAAGGTGTTGCTCCAGCTCTACCAGGCCTTTGTTGAAGGCGATGCAGATCTCGTCGAAGTCAATCCGCTGATCATCAAGACCGACGGAAAGGTTCACGCGCTGGATGCGAAGGTCACCCTTGACGATAGTGCGAGTTATCGCCATCCAGAATGGGAGGCCTATCGTGCGGATATGGAGCTCGATGGTCGGGAGGCGCTTGCGCGCTCGAAAGGATTGAACTATATCGGTCTCGATGGCACCGTCGGCATTATCGCCAATGGTGCTGGACTCGCGATGGCGACCTTGGATGTCGTGAGTCAAGCGGGTGGGCGTGCAGCGAACTTTCTTGACCTCGGGGGCGGTGCAGGTGCTGATGCCATGGCGAACGCACTCGAGGTGATCAACACCGACGAGAACGTACAAGCGGTGTTCGTCAACATTTTCGGGGGTATTACTCGTTGTGATGAGGTAGCCAAGGGCATTCAGGAGGCCCTTGGTCGGGTCAACCTGACGTTTCCGATGGTGATCAGATTGGATGGGACGAATGCGCGAGAGGGCCATGAAATTCTCCGCACACTTCTGTCGGATCAAATTCGCGTAGAAGAGACGATGGTTGGAGCGGCCGCTATCGCAGTTGAGCTTGCAAAGAAGGGCAAACGATGA
- a CDS encoding methylenetetrahydrofolate reductase — protein MRQRQHLVKAERFASRRSLIHSIEVWPARSATQRARLRELLLVLKTVQPDFVTVTYGAMGSSRERTIALIEELVGEGFAVVAHLACLGNTRDELVELIHRYVALGACGILALRGDPPLEGAVDLPLGELHYASELVELIHQESDLPVAVALHPDGHPDAVDLLSDREFAAQKLAHADLGLTQFFFAYPSFAHLRLAMIERGVTTPVIPGLMVPSSSKQLQRMAEMAGIAPPDGAAVVPDSGVDDSAVFQSQALETAITIAQMAIADGVRGIHLFSMNNAEITLEFFTRLRAIEPS, from the coding sequence GTGCGGCAGAGGCAACACTTGGTCAAGGCTGAGCGTTTTGCAAGTCGCAGGAGCCTGATTCACTCGATCGAGGTATGGCCAGCGCGGAGTGCGACCCAGCGGGCTCGACTTCGGGAACTTCTGCTCGTCCTAAAGACGGTGCAACCGGATTTTGTCACCGTCACCTATGGTGCCATGGGCTCCTCACGAGAGCGCACAATTGCACTCATCGAAGAGCTTGTTGGAGAGGGGTTTGCGGTCGTCGCCCACCTGGCCTGTCTTGGGAATACCCGAGATGAGCTCGTCGAGCTTATCCATCGTTACGTTGCTCTTGGTGCATGTGGCATCCTTGCCTTACGCGGTGACCCACCACTCGAAGGCGCTGTGGATCTCCCTCTTGGAGAGCTCCACTACGCGAGTGAACTCGTTGAACTGATCCATCAGGAGAGTGACCTGCCGGTCGCGGTGGCACTGCATCCAGATGGCCATCCCGATGCCGTCGATCTGCTGAGCGATCGAGAATTTGCAGCGCAGAAGCTGGCTCACGCTGACCTAGGGCTGACGCAGTTTTTCTTTGCGTATCCCTCCTTCGCTCACCTGCGTTTGGCGATGATTGAGCGGGGTGTGACGACTCCGGTCATCCCGGGCCTCATGGTCCCATCTTCATCAAAGCAACTTCAGCGGATGGCGGAGATGGCGGGGATTGCACCCCCTGACGGGGCGGCCGTGGTGCCCGACTCCGGTGTTGACGATTCTGCAGTATTCCAGTCACAGGCGCTCGAGACGGCGATCACGATCGCCCAAATGGCGATCGCCGACGGAGTTCGGGGCATCCATCTGTTCTCGATGAACAACGCCGAAATAACGCTTGAATTCTTCACCAGGTTGCGGGCCATCGAACCCTCATGA
- a CDS encoding cobalamin B12-binding domain-containing protein, protein MRLVERPYRVVVAKPGLDGHDRGAKVVARALRDAGFEVIYTGLHQTVEQIVETVVQEDADAVGVSLLSGAHLTLVPKLIDGLRERGRDGVLLVVGGIIPDSDIPILHEMGVAQVFTPGSSLTAICDWLESTLDARELSV, encoded by the coding sequence ATTCGCCTAGTGGAGAGACCCTATCGAGTTGTTGTTGCGAAGCCAGGTCTAGACGGACATGATCGCGGTGCCAAAGTTGTCGCGCGCGCGTTACGAGACGCTGGCTTTGAGGTGATCTATACCGGGTTGCATCAGACGGTCGAACAGATCGTAGAGACCGTGGTCCAAGAGGATGCCGATGCGGTCGGTGTCTCGCTGCTGTCGGGCGCCCATCTCACCCTTGTTCCGAAGTTGATCGACGGCCTACGAGAGCGCGGCCGAGATGGAGTGTTGCTCGTTGTCGGAGGCATCATCCCCGATAGCGACATCCCTATATTGCACGAGATGGGGGTGGCACAAGTTTTTACCCCTGGGTCCTCCTTGACGGCTATCTGCGATTGGCTCGAGTCGACGCTTGACGCAAGGGAGCTATCTGTCTAA
- the purN gene encoding phosphoribosylglycinamide formyltransferase, translating into MRVAVLVSGVGSIMEAILQRGVTPALVLADRSCRGLGVAESMGIEALLLDRKTFFGDEGGFARERYSDALKASLTGSGIDLVVLAGFGTILSGSVLQQFEGAILNTHPSLLPSFPGWHAVEQALATGVKVTGTTVHLVVPEVDAGPILAQEPVRIQPEDDLSSLHDRIKSVERWLYPSVVVAAQRWAVPRTAWWLQHGFRNELEQEVQRCRP; encoded by the coding sequence GTGCGTGTAGCGGTTCTTGTCTCTGGTGTGGGTTCGATCATGGAGGCGATCCTTCAGCGAGGCGTGACACCAGCACTCGTGCTCGCCGACCGCTCGTGTCGTGGTCTTGGGGTGGCTGAGTCGATGGGGATAGAGGCGCTGTTGCTCGACAGGAAGACCTTTTTTGGCGACGAGGGTGGATTTGCTCGCGAGCGGTATAGCGATGCGCTGAAAGCCTCGTTGACTGGGTCTGGCATCGATCTGGTGGTGCTCGCGGGATTTGGAACGATTCTCAGTGGATCGGTCCTGCAACAATTCGAAGGCGCAATCCTGAATACCCATCCATCATTGTTGCCGAGTTTCCCAGGTTGGCACGCGGTCGAGCAGGCACTGGCGACCGGCGTCAAGGTGACAGGCACGACCGTGCATCTGGTGGTTCCAGAGGTAGATGCGGGGCCGATCCTCGCCCAAGAGCCCGTGCGCATCCAGCCAGAGGATGACCTTTCCTCGCTCCATGACCGCATTAAGTCGGTGGAACGATGGTTGTACCCCTCAGTGGTGGTGGCGGCGCAGCGCTGGGCGGTTCCAAGGACCGCGTGGTGGCTCCAGCATGGTTTTCGTAACGAACTCGAACAGGAGGTGCAGCGATGCAGGCCCTAA
- the purH gene encoding bifunctional phosphoribosylaminoimidazolecarboxamide formyltransferase/IMP cyclohydrolase produces MQALISLYDKTGIEVLAPALLEAGYSIIASGGTAEALRQLGIEHTKVEDLTGFPSLFDGRVKTLHPAIHGPILADRSKEEHLDELRSQRWSPIDLVVVNLYPFDADPSVELIDIGGPALVRAGAKNFASVTVVVDPDDYGWLLERLAEGTNLDDRRQLAAKAFAYVSAYDARVANWLEDDTAVLSIHKVLHLRRAMELRYGENPHQSGAFYVDDGVQEGWGNAQWLGTEAPSYLNIFDADAAQRLLERLGSDPACVIVKHGGPCGVARRGTIVDAYIEAFEGDPLSAFGGVVAINRPLTDELAQAMLERPKFDVLVAPGVLDHAEELILAKRRRSRIVLFPGAPSTLGIRSVAGGYLVQPADELESTEELRLVTSKEASPSELADAWLAIAVAQAGASNTVTIVKGQSAVGVGQGQPSRVDASKIAVTKAGSKAHGGAAASDAFFPFPDGLETLIDAGVTTIVAPSGSVKDDEIAAIAERAGIAFYFAPRRHFRH; encoded by the coding sequence ATGCAGGCCCTAATCTCACTCTATGACAAGACAGGCATTGAGGTGCTGGCTCCAGCGCTTCTGGAGGCTGGCTACTCGATCATTGCGAGCGGAGGCACCGCCGAAGCGCTGAGACAACTCGGTATCGAACACACCAAGGTTGAGGACCTCACCGGCTTCCCCTCGCTCTTTGACGGGCGTGTCAAGACCCTCCACCCCGCTATTCATGGGCCGATCCTGGCGGATCGTTCTAAGGAGGAGCACCTCGACGAGTTGCGGTCGCAGAGATGGTCACCTATTGACCTTGTGGTGGTCAACCTCTATCCCTTCGATGCAGATCCAAGTGTTGAACTCATCGATATTGGAGGCCCCGCACTCGTGAGAGCCGGAGCGAAGAATTTCGCATCCGTGACGGTCGTTGTTGATCCCGATGACTACGGCTGGCTGCTCGAGCGCTTGGCCGAGGGAACCAACCTTGATGATCGTCGACAACTCGCGGCGAAGGCGTTCGCCTATGTGTCTGCCTATGATGCTCGAGTCGCCAACTGGCTCGAAGATGACACCGCGGTGTTGTCGATACATAAGGTGCTGCATCTGCGACGGGCGATGGAACTCCGCTATGGCGAAAATCCACATCAATCCGGGGCGTTCTATGTGGATGATGGCGTGCAAGAGGGTTGGGGTAACGCGCAATGGCTGGGGACCGAAGCACCCTCCTACCTCAACATCTTTGACGCCGATGCCGCGCAGCGTTTGCTCGAGCGTCTTGGGTCTGACCCTGCCTGTGTGATCGTCAAGCACGGGGGTCCTTGTGGCGTAGCCCGTCGTGGGACCATTGTCGACGCCTACATCGAAGCCTTTGAGGGTGACCCACTGTCGGCCTTTGGTGGGGTAGTCGCCATCAACCGTCCATTGACGGATGAGCTTGCTCAGGCGATGTTGGAGCGTCCAAAGTTTGATGTACTCGTCGCACCTGGTGTGCTCGATCATGCGGAGGAGCTGATCCTTGCCAAGCGACGTCGAAGTCGTATCGTTCTTTTCCCAGGAGCGCCATCGACACTTGGGATCCGGTCAGTGGCTGGAGGGTATTTGGTCCAACCCGCTGACGAGTTGGAGTCGACAGAGGAACTCAGGCTGGTCACATCCAAGGAGGCGTCGCCTTCGGAGCTCGCCGATGCATGGTTGGCTATCGCTGTTGCGCAAGCCGGTGCCTCGAACACAGTCACCATTGTCAAGGGTCAGTCAGCAGTGGGAGTGGGCCAGGGTCAGCCGTCGCGGGTCGATGCCAGCAAGATTGCAGTCACAAAGGCGGGTAGTAAAGCTCATGGTGGGGCAGCCGCCTCAGATGCTTTTTTCCCCTTTCCTGACGGACTCGAGACGTTAATCGACGCTGGGGTGACGACGATCGTCGCCCCGTCGGGTTCGGTCAAGGATGACGAGATCGCTGCGATCGCCGAGCGAGCAGGGATCGCCTTCTACTTTGCGCCACGTCGCCATTTTCGACACTAG
- a CDS encoding succinate dehydrogenase iron-sulfur subunit codes for MTTTVQPAEEISLIKEVDVHLTIKRFNPETDVRPHWREYDLKLKNSDTVLNALIAVKNTIDGTLSFRRSCAHGVCGSDAMMINGENRLGCVNLISTIGTDLVIEPVRGLPVIKDLVVDMEPFFAQYRSVLPYLIANDDPGYKERYQSPEDRARFDDTTKCILCGACSTSCPVYWANGTYIGPAAIVNAHRFIFDSRDQAKNERLDILNQKSGVWRCRTSFNCTEACPRGIKVTEAIEEVKRAILYDRS; via the coding sequence ATGACGACGACCGTACAACCTGCAGAAGAGATCTCTCTGATCAAAGAGGTGGATGTCCACCTGACCATCAAACGTTTTAACCCAGAAACCGACGTGCGTCCGCATTGGCGTGAATACGACCTCAAGCTCAAGAACTCAGATACAGTGCTCAATGCGTTGATCGCGGTGAAGAACACGATCGATGGCACTCTGAGCTTTCGGCGCAGTTGCGCTCACGGGGTCTGTGGATCTGACGCGATGATGATTAACGGCGAGAATCGTTTGGGGTGTGTGAACCTGATCTCGACGATCGGCACAGATCTGGTCATCGAGCCGGTTCGCGGCCTGCCGGTGATCAAGGACCTCGTCGTCGATATGGAGCCGTTCTTCGCCCAGTATCGTAGCGTCCTTCCTTATCTCATCGCCAATGACGATCCTGGCTACAAGGAACGCTATCAATCCCCCGAGGACCGTGCGCGCTTTGACGATACCACCAAGTGCATCCTCTGTGGGGCCTGTTCCACCTCGTGCCCCGTCTACTGGGCGAATGGAACCTATATCGGTCCTGCGGCCATTGTGAATGCGCATCGATTTATCTTCGACTCCCGTGATCAGGCCAAGAACGAGCGTCTTGATATTCTCAACCAAAAGAGTGGAGTATGGCGCTGCCGGACCTCCTTTAACTGCACGGAGGCGTGTCCGCGGGGGATCAAGGTCACGGAGGCGATTGAAGAGGTGAAGAGAGCAATTCTTTATGACCGATCCTGA